One window from the genome of Psychrilyobacter piezotolerans encodes:
- a CDS encoding cupin domain-containing protein, translating to MALGEKIKKCRKDKGYSLRLLASKVDLSASFLSQIEQGKASPSIENLKKIANELDVRVSSLIEEEDEKKDTDVVRKSERNKVESIDSKTMISLLTTSNIEKHMEPILYEIEPGGESGRDYYTHNGEEFIFVLEGELEVQIESKNYILNEGDSLYFKSTQKHKFRNPGDSLVRAIWVVTPPTF from the coding sequence ATGGCACTAGGAGAAAAGATAAAAAAATGTAGAAAGGATAAGGGGTATTCTTTGAGACTGCTGGCTTCTAAAGTAGACTTATCAGCTAGTTTTTTATCTCAAATAGAGCAAGGTAAGGCATCTCCATCTATTGAAAACTTAAAGAAGATTGCCAATGAATTGGATGTAAGGGTAAGTTCGCTGATAGAGGAAGAGGATGAAAAAAAAGATACAGATGTAGTAAGAAAAAGCGAAAGAAATAAGGTGGAAAGTATAGATTCTAAAACAATGATCTCTCTATTGACTACTTCCAATATAGAAAAACATATGGAGCCGATATTGTATGAAATTGAGCCTGGAGGAGAGAGCGGAAGAGATTACTATACTCATAATGGGGAAGAGTTTATATTTGTCCTTGAAGGAGAGTTAGAAGTACAAATTGAAAGTAAGAACTATATATTAAATGAGGGAGATAGTTTATATTTTAAATCTACTCAAAAACATAAATTTAGAAATCCTGGAGACAGTCTGGTAAGGGC
- a CDS encoding CinA family nicotinamide mononucleotide deamidase-related protein → MDATIILVGTELLNGMTVDTNSIYMAEELNKYGIEIRHKLVVGDNIGDIVEAIEYGNSKSDLVILSGGLGPTMDDLTKSAISEFLKVELVVDRDDYMDLKKKYDSHNLVLEDKNLREAEKPYGSQTIINDVGMCKGIYIDKIAAFPGVPRELYNLFPKFLKLLISQGKLEKNIYIKDILVWGIPESVLETKVIHLFDLKGIHYEFLVKDYGIIIRLQTISTNKLSVDKITSGLYKIIGENVIGEDEERLETTIYKYLKEKKYDISLAESCTGGLIASKFIEVDGISSVFKEGIVCYSNESKQDRLGVKKETLDAHGAVSYETCEEMLDGLDTDVKIAVTGIAGPNGGTEEKPVGTVYIGVAAGDKKYIKKYLFNGNREKIRRITMMRAMFEVLKILKG, encoded by the coding sequence ATGGATGCAACGATTATATTGGTCGGGACAGAACTCCTGAACGGGATGACTGTGGATACAAACAGTATATATATGGCAGAGGAACTGAATAAATACGGGATAGAGATAAGACATAAATTGGTGGTAGGTGACAATATAGGAGATATTGTAGAAGCCATAGAATATGGAAATTCAAAATCAGATTTAGTCATATTAAGCGGCGGATTAGGTCCCACCATGGATGATCTGACAAAATCAGCCATCTCTGAATTTTTAAAGGTAGAATTGGTAGTGGATAGGGATGATTATATGGATTTAAAGAAAAAGTATGATTCCCATAACCTTGTGCTGGAAGATAAAAACCTCAGGGAAGCTGAGAAACCATATGGAAGTCAGACGATTATTAATGATGTGGGAATGTGTAAAGGAATATATATAGATAAAATAGCAGCATTTCCCGGAGTACCCAGGGAACTCTATAATTTATTTCCTAAGTTTTTAAAATTACTGATATCCCAGGGGAAACTGGAAAAAAATATCTATATAAAAGATATATTAGTCTGGGGAATCCCTGAATCGGTGTTAGAAACTAAAGTCATTCATTTATTTGATTTAAAGGGAATTCATTATGAGTTCTTGGTGAAAGATTATGGTATAATAATAAGACTGCAGACAATAAGCACTAATAAACTTAGTGTGGATAAAATAACATCAGGTTTATATAAGATAATAGGTGAAAATGTAATAGGTGAAGACGAGGAGAGGCTAGAAACCACAATCTACAAATATTTAAAGGAAAAAAAGTATGATATATCTCTTGCAGAGTCTTGTACCGGAGGGTTGATAGCCTCTAAATTTATAGAAGTTGACGGAATATCCAGTGTATTTAAAGAGGGAATAGTGTGCTATAGTAATGAATCCAAACAAGATAGATTGGGAGTGAAGAAGGAAACTCTAGATGCTCATGGAGCTGTGTCCTACGAAACCTGTGAGGAGATGTTAGACGGATTAGATACAGACGTAAAGATAGCTGTAACGGGGATAGCGGGGCCAAATGGCGGAACTGAAGAAAAACCAGTGGGGACCGTATATATCGGAGTAGCTGCAGGAGATAAAAAATACATAAAAAAATATCTCTTTAATGGAAATAGGGAAAAAATAAGAAGAATTACCATGATGAGAGCAATGTTTGAAGTACTTAAAATTTTAAAGGGGTGA
- a CDS encoding phosphatidylglycerophosphatase A family protein, with translation MKKEVVRGLATWFGLGDLPKAPGTMGTLGAIPLFFMLNSFRLVIADARLYNSFYFIFLTGFFALSIYVSDRCEREIFKEKDPQKVVIDEVLGFMVTMFLVNPVGYKETVVAVILGFLLFRFFDITKLGPIDKSQHYGYGVGVVLDDFLAGVAANFLLIMLMTIIF, from the coding sequence ATGAAAAAAGAGGTTGTAAGAGGCTTAGCTACTTGGTTTGGGCTGGGAGATTTACCTAAAGCTCCGGGAACGATGGGAACACTGGGTGCGATACCATTATTTTTTATGTTGAATTCATTTAGACTGGTAATAGCTGATGCTAGATTATATAACTCATTTTATTTTATATTTTTAACGGGATTTTTTGCCCTGTCAATATATGTATCGGATAGATGTGAAAGGGAGATATTTAAGGAAAAAGACCCGCAAAAGGTAGTAATAGATGAGGTACTGGGATTTATGGTAACTATGTTTTTAGTCAATCCGGTGGGATATAAAGAAACTGTAGTAGCTGTTATCTTAGGATTTTTACTGTTTAGATTCTTTGATATAACCAAGTTAGGTCCGATAGATAAGTCACAGCATTATGGATATGGAGTAGGAGTAGTGTTGGATGATTTCTTAGCAGGAGTTGCGGCAAATTTCTTATTGATAATGTTGATGACAATAATTTTCTAG
- the coaE gene encoding dephospho-CoA kinase (Dephospho-CoA kinase (CoaE) performs the final step in coenzyme A biosynthesis.), with product MILGLTGGIASGKSTVSKRLKELGSYIIDADKISREVSDSLKVLKKLEQNFGPEIIDNGHLDRQKLREIVFENKEKRELLNEIMHPVIVKKIIEEIEKNREKELIILDIPLLYETGLEYLCDKVLVVCTDEEIQIERVKVRDGIEWKLAKKIIDAQMPLRKKINKADIYIENNGNLEELLKKVELIYREITK from the coding sequence ATGATATTAGGGCTGACAGGCGGGATAGCCAGCGGAAAGAGCACAGTTAGTAAAAGATTAAAAGAACTGGGAAGTTATATAATAGATGCAGATAAGATTTCAAGGGAAGTTTCCGACTCTTTGAAAGTACTAAAAAAGTTAGAACAAAATTTTGGTCCCGAGATAATAGACAATGGGCATTTAGACCGGCAAAAACTAAGGGAGATAGTTTTTGAGAATAAGGAAAAAAGAGAACTTTTAAATGAGATAATGCACCCTGTTATAGTGAAAAAAATCATAGAAGAGATAGAAAAAAACAGGGAAAAAGAGCTGATAATACTGGATATTCCCCTTTTATATGAAACAGGGCTGGAGTATCTCTGTGACAAGGTATTGGTAGTGTGTACAGATGAGGAGATTCAAATAGAAAGGGTAAAAGTCAGGGATGGGATAGAATGGAAATTAGCTAAAAAGATAATTGATGCACAGATGCCATTGAGGAAAAAGATAAATAAAGCGGATATATATATTGAAAACAATGGAAATTTAGAGGAATTACTAAAAAAAGTTGAACTAATATATAGGGAGATAACAAAATAA